A part of Blastopirellula marina genomic DNA contains:
- a CDS encoding flagellar biosynthetic protein FliR, translating to MELLRFLDPTLEQLLIFAAIVTRVGGLIATAPVLGASYAPMRIKAFLAVAISLMLTPVFWEYDFPMPGNTAALFVVMIGELLIGLSLGLGIKILFAGVQITGQLLGQIGGLSIADVFNPAFDDNVPMLSIVFDLVVLAVFLVIGGHRFLMAALLSTFTEIPPGIAAVDVNIVSVIRETLSTSLVLGVQAAAPGTVALLIGVLVMGVISRTLPQLNLMAIGFSLNTMLLMAFIMLTIGSVVWIFQDSVEPTVDKIRAMFHTIQVAAK from the coding sequence ATGGAATTGCTCCGCTTTCTCGACCCCACGCTCGAACAGCTACTAATTTTCGCGGCGATTGTCACGCGCGTTGGTGGCTTGATCGCAACAGCGCCAGTGTTAGGGGCGAGCTATGCACCGATGCGGATCAAAGCCTTTCTAGCCGTTGCGATTTCTCTCATGCTGACGCCTGTATTCTGGGAATACGATTTTCCCATGCCAGGCAATACGGCGGCGTTGTTTGTGGTGATGATCGGCGAACTCCTTATCGGATTATCGCTAGGACTGGGAATCAAGATACTCTTCGCGGGTGTGCAAATCACTGGACAACTGCTCGGGCAAATCGGCGGTCTTTCGATCGCGGATGTCTTTAACCCGGCATTTGACGATAACGTACCGATGCTATCAATCGTGTTCGACCTGGTCGTACTCGCTGTGTTTTTGGTGATTGGTGGGCACCGGTTCTTGATGGCGGCACTGCTGAGCACGTTTACCGAGATCCCTCCTGGCATTGCTGCCGTTGACGTCAATATTGTCTCGGTAATTCGCGAGACGCTGTCGACATCGTTGGTGCTTGGTGTCCAGGCCGCAGCACCTGGGACCGTTGCCTTGTTGATCGGTGTGCTTGTGATGGGCGTAATCAGCCGCACGTTGCCGCAATTGAACTTGATGGCGATCGGGTTCAGTTTGAACACAATGCTATTGATGGCATTTATCATGCTGACGATCGGCAGCGTGGTCTGGATTTTTCAAGACTCGGTGGAGCCGACGGTCGACAAGATTCGCGCGATGTTTCATACCATTCAGGTGGCGGCGAAATAA
- a CDS encoding glycosyltransferase family protein yields MAKIFYSMSGEGRGHAARVRTMTEHLRHEHELVLFAPNEAYDFLAPIYNKPEMKSVEVRRLPGLKFYYTNRRLDLTKSILHGVKFLGQLRRNVRETSEIVRHEKPDLIVSDFEPILPNAGRSCDVPVVSLNHQDFLLAYDLSSLPPSLQRWAWMMSFVVRAHHVDHAETIVSSFFKSPLLPGYSNVVQVGPLLRPDVSQAQPSEGGFILSYLRKATSDQTLELLKLCDRPVKVYGLGKRPAAGPLTFHEIDENRFTEDFIHCDALIGAAGNQSLGEAIHLGKPVLALPESSHHEQMINSHFLKQMGAGTWTSIESFAKSHLTTFLDGITRFRANLASYRGVTNGNSLALAAIRKHLPTAKLA; encoded by the coding sequence ATGGCAAAAATCTTCTACAGTATGTCGGGGGAAGGTCGCGGTCATGCCGCTCGAGTTCGCACAATGACCGAGCATCTGCGGCATGAACATGAGCTTGTCCTCTTCGCTCCCAACGAAGCGTACGACTTTCTGGCGCCCATCTATAACAAGCCAGAGATGAAGAGCGTCGAGGTCAGGCGGTTGCCAGGCTTGAAATTCTATTACACCAATCGTCGGCTCGACCTAACCAAGTCGATCCTCCATGGCGTGAAGTTTCTCGGCCAATTACGCCGTAACGTTCGCGAAACATCTGAAATTGTTCGGCATGAAAAACCCGATCTGATCGTCTCTGACTTTGAACCCATCTTGCCGAATGCTGGCCGGTCGTGTGACGTCCCGGTTGTCAGCTTAAACCACCAAGACTTTCTCTTAGCGTACGACCTCTCGTCACTTCCCCCTAGTCTACAGCGTTGGGCGTGGATGATGAGCTTCGTTGTCAGGGCGCACCATGTCGACCACGCAGAGACGATCGTCTCGTCCTTTTTCAAGTCACCGCTCTTGCCGGGCTATTCAAATGTTGTGCAAGTTGGTCCCCTGCTCCGCCCCGATGTAAGTCAGGCTCAACCAAGCGAAGGTGGCTTTATCCTTTCGTACCTCCGGAAAGCGACCAGTGACCAGACTTTAGAACTACTCAAGCTTTGTGATCGTCCGGTCAAAGTCTACGGACTTGGAAAAAGGCCTGCGGCTGGTCCGTTGACCTTCCACGAGATCGATGAAAACCGCTTTACCGAGGACTTTATTCACTGCGATGCCCTGATCGGCGCGGCAGGTAATCAATCACTGGGTGAAGCGATACACTTAGGCAAACCGGTGCTGGCATTACCAGAATCCTCACACCACGAACAAATGATCAATTCTCACTTCCTGAAACAAATGGGAGCGGGAACTTGGACGTCAATCGAGAGCTTCGCCAAGTCGCATCTCACCACATTTCTCGATGGAATCACCAGATTCCGCGCGAACCTGGCGAGTTATCGCGGCGTCACTAATGGCAATTCGCTCGCACTGGCCGCCATTCGGAAACATCTTCCCACGGCCAAGTTGGCATAA
- the fliQ gene encoding flagellar biosynthesis protein FliQ yields MDPAMVVDLTRNAMIMCLIIGAPVLVVGMLVGLLIGFLQALTQVQDQTVSFVPKILAMALTLAFTLPWIFQKLVSYSAELFANIPERIAGG; encoded by the coding sequence ATGGATCCCGCGATGGTCGTCGACCTGACTCGCAACGCAATGATTATGTGCTTGATCATTGGTGCCCCTGTATTGGTCGTGGGTATGTTGGTTGGCCTGTTGATTGGTTTTCTGCAAGCGTTGACTCAAGTGCAGGATCAGACGGTCTCGTTTGTTCCCAAGATCCTCGCGATGGCACTGACCTTAGCATTTACGCTTCCCTGGATCTTTCAAAAGCTTGTGAGCTATAGCGCGGAGTTGTTTGCCAATATTCCTGAACGCATCGCAGGCGGTTAA
- a CDS encoding UDP-2,3-diacylglucosamine diphosphatase: MSRHRARVRTLFFSDLHLGCPYARVEPFLELLNQHEPQYIYIVGDFIDGWRLRKHWHWEPVYNAILSRLFEMSQAGTQIFYTPGNHDDFLRSFRFKFDFVEIADQFIHHCPNGRRILVTHGDKFDQVEKKAKWISVLGSFLYDSICWVDERINRWRRHYQLSRWPIAATIKRSVKSAVKFVSDFEETLMLHAQSLKCQGVICGHIHTPIVVEKHGVTYYNTGDWIENSTALLEFEDGRYEIVETPHDVNRHADQVIPLDPAEVERRRQELLAEALGTRLSPIDDTPVLAVPLPTGPT, encoded by the coding sequence ATGTCGCGTCATCGAGCTCGGGTACGAACACTATTCTTCAGCGATCTCCACTTGGGTTGCCCCTACGCTAGGGTCGAACCCTTCCTGGAACTACTGAATCAGCACGAACCACAATACATCTACATTGTCGGCGATTTCATCGACGGCTGGCGGCTCCGCAAGCATTGGCACTGGGAACCGGTCTACAACGCCATCCTCAGTCGCTTGTTCGAGATGTCGCAAGCAGGCACGCAGATCTTTTACACGCCTGGCAATCACGACGACTTTCTCCGAAGCTTTCGCTTCAAATTCGATTTCGTTGAGATTGCAGATCAATTCATTCACCACTGCCCGAACGGGCGTCGCATTTTGGTGACCCATGGCGACAAGTTTGATCAGGTCGAAAAGAAGGCAAAGTGGATCTCGGTGTTGGGATCGTTTCTTTACGACTCGATCTGTTGGGTCGATGAGCGTATCAATCGATGGCGGCGTCATTATCAGCTCAGCCGTTGGCCAATCGCCGCAACGATCAAGCGAAGCGTCAAGTCCGCCGTGAAGTTTGTCAGCGACTTTGAAGAAACGCTGATGCTCCATGCCCAATCGCTGAAATGCCAAGGGGTGATCTGCGGCCACATCCACACACCCATCGTCGTCGAGAAACATGGTGTCACCTATTACAACACCGGCGACTGGATCGAGAACAGCACCGCCTTACTTGAGTTTGAAGATGGCCGCTATGAAATCGTCGAGACACCGCACGATGTTAATCGCCACGCAGACCAAGTGATTCCTCTGGATCCGGCTGAAGTCGAGCGCCGCCGTCAGGAGCTCTTAGCGGAAGCACTCGGAACACGTCTAAGTCCCATCGACGATACGCCGGTGTTGGCAGTGCCTCTGCCCACTGGTCCTACGTAA
- the rnr gene encoding ribonuclease R, translated as MEIEEIESKLLSHVNQPNYQPVKPKVIAKKLGITDDDKRPFKRALKRLIRKGLVRYGANHLVKKPSAEEGDKRITGRYQRNAKGFGFVRPSYAAGSKDKQDDIFIPPRRGMDAATGDLVLIRTYFGRGPGGDKRLCGEVVEVVERETHRFVGTYYETHGLALVQVDGRIFAQPISVGDPGAKNAQPEDKVVIEMVRFPSHAHDGEAVIVEVLGKRGEPGVDLLSIIVEYDLPREFPDKALEVAREQADAFDESIPEGRRDFTADTVITIDPIDARDFDDAISLERLDNGHWILGVHIADVSHFVPEGSALDVEARNRATSVYLPDKVIPMLPETISNNLASLQPDRVRYTRTAIIEFTPEGARVHTEVCKGAIRSKRRFAYEEVDDYLADREPWKEKLTPEVHSLLGRMHELAMMLRKRRFARGSMELSMPEVKLDLNTDGQVVGAHTVENTESHQIIEEFMLAANEAVAEALVDRELFFLRRAHASPDPKKLANLTEFVRELGIECESLNSRFEIIRVLDEVKGKPEQAAVNYAVLRSMQKAVYSPEEIGHYALASDNYCHFTSPIRRYPDLTIHRMFDLIEQGVRPPQDFGEMQVEGEHCSEREQRAADAERELIKIKLLTYMSTRIGEEVDAVITGVEPFGLFVQSLDIPADGLVRIDSLNDDYYHYDAMTHSLVGNHEGNSFRLGDVITVRIARVDLDRRELDYQFIEKTGQQSSKPPAKSLGGGKSGGSWKPKVQGSGMKFSTQSSRPKKGSGRGHSKTQKGTPPSKAKKDKRSKRRGRSS; from the coding sequence ATGGAAATAGAAGAAATCGAATCGAAGTTACTGTCCCACGTTAACCAACCGAACTATCAACCGGTCAAACCGAAAGTCATCGCCAAGAAACTTGGCATCACGGACGACGACAAGCGTCCCTTCAAGCGTGCTCTAAAACGCCTGATTCGCAAAGGATTGGTTCGCTATGGCGCCAATCATCTGGTGAAAAAGCCCTCGGCTGAAGAAGGTGATAAACGCATTACCGGCCGTTATCAAAGGAACGCAAAGGGATTTGGCTTTGTCCGACCCAGCTACGCCGCCGGCAGCAAAGACAAGCAAGACGACATCTTCATCCCGCCGCGTCGCGGTATGGATGCAGCGACCGGCGACTTGGTGCTGATACGCACCTATTTCGGTCGGGGCCCCGGTGGCGACAAACGCTTATGTGGCGAAGTAGTCGAGGTCGTCGAACGCGAAACGCATCGTTTCGTCGGCACCTATTACGAAACGCATGGCCTGGCCTTAGTCCAGGTCGACGGCCGAATCTTTGCTCAGCCAATCTCCGTGGGAGATCCCGGCGCGAAGAATGCCCAGCCCGAAGATAAAGTCGTGATCGAAATGGTCCGCTTCCCCTCGCATGCTCACGATGGCGAGGCCGTGATTGTCGAAGTGCTCGGCAAGCGAGGCGAACCAGGGGTCGATCTGTTATCGATCATCGTCGAATACGACCTGCCACGTGAATTCCCCGACAAAGCCCTTGAGGTCGCGCGAGAACAGGCCGATGCGTTCGACGAATCGATCCCCGAAGGTCGACGCGATTTCACTGCCGATACGGTGATCACAATCGATCCGATCGACGCCCGCGACTTCGACGATGCCATCAGCTTGGAACGACTCGACAATGGCCATTGGATCTTAGGAGTTCATATCGCCGACGTTTCGCACTTCGTCCCAGAAGGCAGTGCCTTGGATGTTGAAGCGCGCAATCGCGCGACCAGCGTCTATTTGCCGGACAAAGTGATTCCGATGTTGCCGGAAACGATCAGCAACAATCTGGCCAGCTTGCAGCCCGACCGAGTTCGATATACGCGAACCGCGATCATTGAATTTACGCCGGAAGGTGCTCGTGTTCATACCGAAGTTTGCAAAGGGGCGATTCGCAGTAAACGCCGTTTCGCCTATGAAGAAGTCGACGATTATCTGGCCGATCGCGAACCTTGGAAAGAGAAGCTTACGCCGGAAGTTCATTCGCTGCTGGGACGCATGCACGAACTGGCGATGATGCTACGTAAGCGGCGATTCGCCCGTGGCTCGATGGAATTGAGCATGCCGGAAGTGAAGCTCGACTTAAATACGGACGGTCAGGTCGTCGGTGCCCACACGGTCGAAAACACCGAAAGCCATCAGATCATCGAAGAGTTCATGTTGGCCGCCAACGAAGCGGTCGCGGAAGCATTGGTCGATCGAGAATTGTTCTTCCTGCGTCGAGCACACGCATCTCCCGATCCGAAGAAACTGGCTAACCTGACGGAATTCGTTCGCGAACTTGGAATCGAATGTGAGAGCTTGAACAGCCGCTTCGAAATCATCCGCGTCTTGGATGAAGTGAAAGGGAAGCCGGAACAGGCAGCCGTAAATTACGCGGTGCTGCGAAGCATGCAGAAGGCCGTTTACAGTCCGGAAGAGATTGGGCACTACGCGTTGGCTAGTGATAACTACTGCCACTTCACTTCCCCCATTCGCCGCTACCCCGACCTGACGATTCATCGAATGTTCGACCTGATCGAACAGGGAGTGCGACCGCCGCAAGACTTTGGCGAGATGCAGGTCGAAGGAGAGCACTGCAGCGAACGCGAACAACGGGCTGCTGACGCAGAACGCGAACTGATCAAGATCAAACTGCTCACGTACATGAGCACGCGTATTGGCGAGGAAGTCGATGCGGTGATCACCGGCGTCGAGCCGTTTGGATTGTTTGTGCAATCGCTCGATATTCCCGCGGATGGTTTGGTCCGAATTGATTCGCTCAATGACGACTATTACCACTATGATGCGATGACCCACAGCCTGGTTGGCAATCACGAAGGCAATTCGTTTCGCCTGGGCGATGTGATCACGGTTCGTATTGCTCGTGTTGATCTCGATCGCCGGGAACTTGATTACCAGTTCATCGAGAAAACCGGCCAGCAAAGTAGCAAACCTCCCGCGAAGTCACTTGGCGGTGGGAAGAGTGGCGGCAGTTGGAAGCCAAAAGTCCAAGGCTCCGGCATGAAGTTCTCGACGCAATCGAGTCGCCCGAAGAAGGGCTCTGGCCGAGGGCATTCAAAAACGCAAAAGGGGACACCTCCCTCGAAAGCGAAGAAGGACAAACGCTCGAAACGACGCGGTCGATCATCTTAG
- the flhB gene encoding flagellar biosynthesis protein FlhB: MADQEKTEEATQHRRDQAREKGQIPKSQDLVSAVMLIVALGALMYLGRDVIEFLGQFTRDELGTVPPLNPSELWATHHTATTFYRLAMVMVPVLIVLFIAGIVINMAQTGIMFLPDKLGFDWNRINPMSGFQRLFSLTNLMKLIFGIGKVLIVSIVAGVTIWFEMDEILGLSALSTIEVATYLLDTALWTAMKIAVCLVILALLDYGYQLWKSEQDLMMTKEEIREEVKSMQGDPQVLARRRQVARQLAMSRMANDVPKADVVVTNPTELAIALKYDPYEMSAPVVVAKGAGSVAQRIRRLALENNIPVVERKELARALYAEAELGRPIPAERYAAVAEVLRYVYDLQGKQMPTMSDLERVDRERGRAA, from the coding sequence ATGGCGGATCAAGAAAAGACAGAAGAAGCAACCCAGCATCGCCGCGACCAGGCGCGGGAGAAAGGGCAGATTCCTAAGAGTCAGGATCTGGTCTCGGCCGTAATGTTGATTGTGGCGTTGGGTGCACTCATGTATCTCGGTCGCGACGTGATCGAATTCCTGGGGCAGTTCACGCGAGACGAACTTGGCACCGTTCCCCCCTTAAACCCGAGCGAACTGTGGGCGACGCACCATACCGCAACCACCTTCTACCGCCTTGCGATGGTCATGGTTCCGGTGCTGATCGTGTTATTTATTGCCGGGATAGTGATCAATATGGCTCAGACCGGCATCATGTTTCTGCCGGACAAGCTGGGCTTCGATTGGAATCGCATTAATCCTATGTCTGGGTTTCAGCGACTCTTCTCGCTGACGAACTTGATGAAGCTGATCTTCGGGATCGGTAAGGTATTGATCGTTTCAATCGTAGCCGGCGTAACGATCTGGTTCGAGATGGATGAGATTCTGGGACTATCTGCTCTCAGCACGATTGAAGTCGCGACGTACTTGTTGGACACGGCGTTATGGACTGCGATGAAGATCGCGGTCTGCTTGGTAATTCTCGCACTATTGGATTACGGCTACCAACTGTGGAAGTCGGAGCAAGACTTGATGATGACTAAGGAGGAAATCCGCGAGGAAGTCAAATCGATGCAAGGAGATCCACAGGTCCTTGCTCGACGGCGTCAAGTCGCTCGGCAATTGGCGATGAGTCGCATGGCGAATGATGTTCCGAAGGCAGACGTCGTGGTTACGAATCCGACTGAACTAGCAATCGCGCTTAAGTATGATCCTTATGAAATGTCCGCACCGGTGGTTGTCGCCAAAGGCGCCGGCTCGGTTGCGCAGCGGATTCGACGATTAGCTCTGGAAAACAATATCCCGGTCGTCGAACGTAAGGAACTCGCGAGGGCATTATACGCCGAAGCAGAACTCGGTCGTCCGATCCCGGCCGAACGCTACGCAGCTGTTGCCGAAGTGCTGCGATACGTTTACGACCTGCAAGGTAAGCAAATGCCGACCATGTCTGATCTGGAACGCGTCGACCGGGAGCGGGGCAGGGCAGCCTAA
- a CDS encoding FliO/MopB family protein encodes MRNAIVTGCLVGLGLMIVCGTTGYGNEFAGSQASANQPIQIRNPQQEPPRFPPLAQALHVEEVPAKHETNPQDQGVVGPAEPGQPLPLPRKASHDKSESSTIPSFNFQGNKTASIVASLLVVIGLFLVFAWVGKKNMKPGTGRLSKEIIQVLGKSQLSGKQQLELVRVGQKLLLLCVTPHSVETLTEITEPNEVERLLAIVRQDSPGSMSSTFQEVLTQMGHKPARGFLEA; translated from the coding sequence ATGCGGAACGCCATCGTCACGGGATGCCTCGTCGGCTTGGGGCTGATGATTGTTTGCGGTACCACGGGCTATGGCAACGAGTTCGCAGGTAGTCAAGCGTCCGCCAATCAACCCATCCAGATTCGCAATCCTCAACAGGAACCTCCGCGGTTTCCTCCTCTTGCTCAAGCGCTTCATGTCGAGGAAGTCCCCGCGAAGCACGAGACCAATCCACAAGATCAAGGTGTCGTTGGACCGGCTGAGCCTGGTCAGCCACTTCCCTTACCTCGCAAAGCAAGTCACGACAAATCGGAAAGCTCGACGATTCCCTCATTCAATTTTCAAGGGAACAAGACAGCCAGTATTGTGGCAAGCTTATTAGTCGTAATCGGCTTGTTTTTGGTGTTTGCTTGGGTCGGCAAGAAGAACATGAAGCCAGGAACGGGCCGGCTCTCGAAAGAGATTATTCAGGTGCTAGGTAAGAGCCAGCTTAGTGGCAAACAACAACTTGAATTAGTCCGAGTGGGACAGAAATTGCTTTTGCTATGCGTGACCCCGCACAGCGTCGAAACACTCACTGAAATCACCGAGCCGAACGAGGTCGAGCGACTGTTGGCTATCGTACGTCAAGATTCACCCGGCAGCATGAGCTCGACGTTCCAGGAAGTCCTGACACAAATGGGACATAAACCAGCACGCGGATTCCTGGAGGCGTAA
- a CDS encoding M60 family metallopeptidase, producing MMRPLTLAGCFLLAFALCLFGPATGQAASEAELRKAAKGEKLTEDEFNSVKKALIKDGRSGRVSSQAMQELINKLREAPAVKIGPDRKSRYKVLENTLVDLRMIYEGELAGSAIPPDQLQKHPSADLFPGSIPGQVQPSTQTCEINANSYRWQSTGLYAPPGETIRVFIPDSYVDAGWKLRIGANSTTIDVPRHKTINRFPKIDRVYSLTERSIEVGSSFGGLIYIELPTPKAKTFLAKDSDIYNLIDEYTPPPKKMCQIRFTNVIQAPRYVHGETDVREWRAQIRNYPAPYAEIGSDKVIFMLPSQFIRKLDTPDLAMEKWDAVIDAMSELSGRPKTKPFPHRFLIDAHVNWGAAFASYPINAPFGWAEAIVKGEPEWGHCHELGHLHQHRAWTYQGTGEVTVNIFSHYALEQVYGRASDRGSRETVIEKTRQYLSRPLDDRNWMTVNGALFERLAFYQVLSYEFGWEPFKQVFREYRALPLDQHPRSDIDRASDFLVRMSRATNQNLGPYFTQWGVQVHDAALGEVQSLPVWESEIVKEALAN from the coding sequence ATGATGCGTCCCCTGACCTTGGCCGGCTGTTTCCTCCTTGCGTTTGCCCTCTGCCTTTTTGGCCCGGCCACGGGGCAGGCCGCATCCGAGGCCGAGCTTCGCAAAGCGGCGAAAGGTGAGAAGCTAACTGAGGACGAGTTCAACTCGGTCAAGAAGGCTCTGATCAAAGATGGGCGTAGCGGCAGAGTCTCAAGCCAAGCCATGCAGGAGCTCATCAACAAGTTGCGAGAAGCTCCCGCAGTGAAAATTGGTCCAGATCGCAAGTCGCGATACAAGGTTTTGGAAAACACGTTGGTCGACCTGCGCATGATCTACGAAGGAGAACTGGCCGGAAGCGCGATTCCGCCTGATCAACTTCAGAAACATCCTTCAGCCGATCTGTTCCCCGGGTCGATCCCAGGGCAGGTGCAGCCGTCGACTCAGACGTGCGAAATCAACGCGAACAGCTATCGCTGGCAAAGCACCGGTCTTTACGCTCCACCTGGCGAAACGATTCGCGTCTTCATCCCGGATTCCTACGTGGATGCCGGCTGGAAACTTCGTATCGGTGCCAATAGCACGACCATCGACGTTCCTCGACACAAGACGATTAATCGCTTCCCAAAGATCGATCGCGTCTATTCCCTAACGGAACGATCAATCGAAGTTGGCTCTTCTTTTGGTGGTTTGATTTACATCGAGCTTCCCACCCCGAAAGCGAAGACGTTCCTAGCGAAGGATAGCGATATCTACAATCTGATCGACGAGTACACGCCTCCACCAAAGAAGATGTGCCAGATTCGCTTCACCAACGTGATCCAGGCTCCACGTTACGTCCATGGCGAAACTGATGTCCGCGAGTGGCGTGCTCAAATTCGCAACTACCCGGCTCCTTACGCAGAGATCGGAAGCGACAAGGTAATCTTCATGCTTCCGTCTCAGTTTATCCGCAAATTGGATACGCCAGATTTAGCAATGGAGAAATGGGACGCCGTAATTGACGCGATGAGCGAACTCTCTGGCCGCCCAAAGACGAAGCCGTTTCCACATCGCTTTCTCATTGACGCCCACGTAAACTGGGGTGCCGCGTTCGCCTCCTACCCGATTAATGCGCCGTTTGGTTGGGCCGAAGCGATTGTGAAGGGAGAACCAGAATGGGGTCATTGCCACGAACTAGGACATCTGCATCAGCATCGCGCATGGACGTATCAAGGCACCGGCGAGGTAACGGTCAACATTTTTTCACACTACGCGTTGGAACAAGTTTATGGGCGTGCTTCAGATCGTGGGAGCCGTGAAACCGTCATCGAGAAAACTCGTCAATACCTGAGCCGCCCTCTCGACGATCGTAATTGGATGACTGTTAACGGTGCTCTGTTCGAGCGGCTCGCCTTCTACCAAGTGTTGTCTTATGAGTTCGGCTGGGAGCCCTTCAAGCAAGTCTTCCGAGAATATCGTGCCTTGCCGCTAGATCAACATCCTCGTTCTGACATCGATCGAGCAAGTGACTTTCTGGTTCGCATGTCGCGAGCGACGAACCAAAATCTTGGTCCATACTTCACGCAGTGGGGCGTTCAGGTTCATGATGCTGCCCTCGGCGAAGTTCAGTCGCTTCCGGTCTGGGAATCGGAAATTGTGAAGGAAGCTCTCGCCAACTAG
- a CDS encoding 3'-5' exoribonuclease YhaM family protein has protein sequence MARRSVSQLGENESVNEVFVASSKQLRPNRQGNLYLQMQLSDKTGIVNAMMWNANDSIYKRFEDGDFVRIQGTSQFYNGSMQVIVTQIEKVDPNAVDQSDFMQLSPQQVEQLLKELAAQLRGIRNIHLRNLAECFLIDESLISRFRVVPAGIKNHHAYEGGLLEHVVNLIQIAKAIVPFYPQVDEDLLVMGVLFHDLGKVDELSTDKGLAYSDEGQLIGHLVSGVSIVDRLIVEAEKLSGEPFPQELALRIKHMVVSHHGRLEYGSPKVPMTAEALALHYLDSLDAHMHGFDKLLADDANSDSNWTSYSPQFGRKLYKGSGS, from the coding sequence ATGGCTCGACGAAGTGTCTCGCAATTGGGAGAGAATGAAAGCGTCAACGAAGTGTTTGTCGCTTCCAGCAAACAATTGCGGCCCAACCGCCAGGGAAATCTTTATTTGCAGATGCAGTTGTCGGACAAAACCGGCATTGTGAACGCAATGATGTGGAATGCGAACGATTCCATCTACAAGCGATTTGAAGACGGCGACTTTGTCCGTATCCAAGGGACTTCCCAGTTCTACAACGGCTCGATGCAGGTGATTGTCACCCAGATTGAAAAGGTCGATCCGAACGCAGTCGATCAGTCCGACTTCATGCAACTCAGCCCGCAACAGGTTGAACAGCTCCTGAAAGAGCTGGCCGCCCAACTCCGCGGGATTCGAAACATCCATCTGCGAAATCTGGCGGAATGCTTCCTGATCGACGAATCGCTGATCAGCCGTTTTCGCGTTGTCCCTGCCGGTATCAAGAATCATCACGCCTACGAAGGTGGGCTGCTCGAGCACGTCGTCAACTTGATTCAGATCGCCAAAGCGATTGTCCCGTTCTATCCACAAGTCGATGAAGACCTGCTGGTGATGGGCGTTCTCTTTCACGACCTGGGCAAAGTCGACGAGTTGAGCACCGACAAAGGCCTAGCCTACAGTGACGAGGGACAACTGATCGGTCACCTGGTCAGCGGCGTTAGCATCGTGGATCGCTTGATCGTGGAAGCCGAAAAGCTCTCCGGCGAGCCGTTCCCGCAAGAGCTCGCCCTTCGAATCAAGCACATGGTCGTCAGCCATCACGGCCGATTGGAATATGGCAGCCCAAAGGTGCCAATGACGGCCGAAGCACTCGCTCTGCACTACCTCGATAGCCTCGACGCCCACATGCATGGGTTCGACAAGCTCCTTGCTGACGACGCCAATTCGGACAGCAATTGGACTTCGTACAGCCCGCAATTTGGACGCAAGCTGTACAAGGGATCTGGCAGCTAA
- a CDS encoding flagellar type III secretion system pore protein FliP, whose translation MRNLRQLAFASIGFALIFACVAGGTSEVFAQQATSLPDVLIDTPLDRPVQKEVEDFSEFVKAGPEHWTSPQGLSSTIQIMVLLTVISLAPALLIMTTSFIRITIVLGLLRQAIGTQQLPPGQVITALAMFMTFMVMHPYWQEVYDESIRPYTHQEVNPETGVAFKLFAEKDPVTGVVGPDEAWERGVKPIRQFMAKQIDIAGNSDDVWMFFEFLPKKTREEIGTPESYDDVPLQALVPAFMLSELKTAFLIGFQIYLPFLILDIVIASVTISMGMMMLPPVMISLPFKILLFVLVDGWTLIIGMLMQSFAPTL comes from the coding sequence ATGCGTAACTTGCGACAACTTGCATTCGCCTCAATCGGATTCGCGTTGATATTTGCCTGCGTGGCGGGTGGCACGTCTGAAGTGTTTGCCCAGCAAGCGACTTCGCTTCCTGACGTACTGATCGACACGCCGCTCGATCGCCCCGTTCAGAAAGAAGTCGAAGACTTCAGCGAATTCGTGAAAGCCGGGCCGGAGCATTGGACGAGCCCCCAGGGTCTTTCCAGCACGATTCAGATCATGGTTCTACTGACCGTGATCAGTTTGGCTCCGGCGCTGTTAATCATGACGACTAGCTTCATTCGAATCACCATTGTACTAGGACTTCTACGGCAGGCGATCGGCACGCAGCAACTTCCGCCGGGACAGGTGATCACGGCCTTGGCGATGTTCATGACGTTCATGGTCATGCATCCCTATTGGCAGGAGGTATACGACGAAAGCATTCGTCCTTACACCCATCAAGAGGTAAATCCCGAGACAGGCGTAGCTTTCAAACTGTTTGCAGAGAAAGATCCTGTTACTGGAGTCGTCGGACCGGACGAAGCTTGGGAACGAGGCGTGAAACCGATTCGTCAGTTCATGGCGAAACAGATCGACATCGCCGGAAACAGTGACGATGTGTGGATGTTCTTCGAGTTCTTGCCGAAGAAGACCCGCGAGGAAATCGGTACGCCTGAATCGTACGATGACGTGCCGCTTCAGGCCTTGGTGCCTGCGTTCATGCTGAGCGAATTGAAGACGGCGTTTTTGATCGGTTTTCAGATCTATCTGCCGTTTCTAATTCTCGACATTGTGATCGCGAGCGTGACAATCTCGATGGGCATGATGATGCTTCCGCCGGTCATGATTTCGCTACCCTTTAAAATTCTGCTCTTTGTGTTGGTCGACGGTTGGACGTTAATCATCGGCATGTTGATGCAGAGTTTTGCTCCCACCTTATAA